The Porites lutea chromosome 7, jaPorLute2.1, whole genome shotgun sequence genome includes the window ATCGCTCTGTTACACACACACACCCTGTTGATGAAAACGGCGCTATGAGATTGCAGAGGTGGCCGGATAAAATAATTTGCTCACTCATATTCTGCTTCATCTTTGCAGCAGTTTTGGCGGCCGAAGAAGAATCTAGATCTTCCTACATAATAGCCCGAGAGAACAAACGTTTACATGGCTATGCTGTAAAGAGAATCGATTCTACGGATGGAATGGCATGCAGTCAAGCTTGTTTAAGGCATTCTTTGTGTACTTCTTCTAACTTTAAAGAGTCCTCAGGCAATTGTGAACTGAACAAGCACGAGTTTTCAATAACTGCAGATGATGACACCAAGCTCACTGATAATACGGGCACaacgttttcaatgtttcttaagGTGAGTCGAAGAGAGGTTTGTCAACAACGTACGCGATGTAATTAAGAACTGCGTTCAACTAAATTTTTAACTAATATACATCTGTTCTGTTGCAAAAAACAGTAAAGTTGAGTTTTATTAGGATGCATTTATCAAAAATGGCATCCAAAGCGGGGATATGTCTTGTATTGGAGCCAGTCATGTTCACTGCCTTTTGCTACCAGTTTCAATCCGCCGGacaattttttaatgttattgACGGCTATGTATTATTGCCTTCAGTTGGTTTActtgtttttaaattacagTTAAGAAAAATGACAGTGCaattaaaaaatacaaggaGAGGCCGTCGAGTTTGTAATACATGGAAATTCTATTTTGGTTTCTAATTTCACTGCGCCTTAAAAAGTATCTTGAGAGATCAGTACGTACTGCAAGGATGACATGAATTCGAACGTTTTTTCCCTAAAACATTTGCTAGTGTAAAAAGCTGCAGGAAGTCGATGGAAAACAACTTTTGCTTACCCATGTAAAATGTGATTTTCTGCAGGGTTGTCTGATGGCTGGATGCCTCAACAGAGGTTCTTGTTTGTtcgacaaagaaaaagaagctttCGCTTGCTCATGCAATCTGCAATGGAGTGGGGGAAAATGCGAACTAGTAGgtaaattcttattttttttgtccctTTTAATAAATATAGAATAGTGAAAGAGGTGTATTCCGTGCTAGCACCTGGAATCCCGAATTCCATGCAGGGAAACTCTACGCCTCTGCTAACAGGGAAAGATGTGTATTGTTTGAAGCAAAATCACATATTTGTCTGTATCTGGCAAATGTTTCAGTGGTACAAAGAAAGTTAAACTGTTGACAGATTACCAATTTAATGAACCTTCTACCCTGTGAAACTGGTAAGTAGCATTTGGCGTTTAATTTCTTAGCCTCAAATGTGGATCGGCCTGGAATCAGGTTCCTTagtagaaagaaaaaagcgaaTAATGGTGTGAACAGCCTGCTATTCGCCCCTCTTCTCCTCTAAGAAGCCTGATCTAGGCTAAGTCTGAAACTTCAAAgtttttcttgtgatttttcgttttctttcttaTGAAGTATAGGCTCCTGAAGGGTATATATGTCCAATGCATAGCTGTGGCCATTTTTAAGTTTTGGGTTCGCCATCTTGTGTTCCGGCTATTAGGCTCTACACCAAAAGCTTTCAGCCAACCTTGCATTTTCCGCGAGTTTCTAAATCTGATGGACTAATTATAATCTGTTTTTGTGGACATTGACAATTTATTTGTAGACAATTTATTTGGCCATTATTCTATGATGGTCAAACGTATTTTTATATAATAGTATGAACCCACATCTAACTGAAGACAGTGGGTCTTCTTTTCAAACAGAAAATGGTTGGGAAGGACATCTCAACTGCCTTAGTTTGTAACGAGGGCTTTACTGGAGCATCTTGCCAAATAGGTAACAAAACAAGCGTTGACTGAAACTGAAAAAGTGCCCTTGTTTTAGCTTGAATATAGGACATAACACTAGCAGGACTACAAGTGaatgtgatcatttttttcaGCGATCAAGTCATGTCAAGACTGGCATCACGAGAACCCAGACGAGTAGGTTACTTCCATTTTTCATAAAGGTCTTTATTTATTCGAGTTGGTTGTAAACGACACCAACGCTTTAGTACTAGACAAGGTtgtgaaactgtttttttttttttaagtaaacagTGAAAAACCTGCATGTTTTGACACCCTTTGGGAATGCTCtagtgtccgcctaatacaggtttcactgtagttgtTAACCAAAAAGCGTCTTCTTTGTCTAGGACAAACAAAACTCAGATGATTACAATTATCCTTGACTCAAAGCCAACATCCGTTCTCTGTCACATGGGAGATTTTGGATGTGGGGATGGAGGATGGACACCAGTCATGAAGATGGACGGCAACAAGGTACGaagtagcctgtgccaggctcttaGATAGTAGGGACATCAGAGCCTCTGTATGGGTGTTTCTGACGAAATCGAACGCGAAGATCGCCATTGGTTGGGCTGCGCTTGCTTTAAGTAGCGTTAccacgtaaaaaaaaaaatgctcaatGTGCGACGATTTCGTGCTCGCCTGAAAAAACGAAGATCTGATGGAAAATGCGCGACAAAATCGACGTCTGTGCAGGTACCCATGCAGAGGCTCCCATCGCCAAAATAAAACAGGCGAAGCGTTCTTATTctgcgttcagttcagttcatttttatttggccaaaatataatacaatacggAAATACAAATAGAAATTGTAAGTTGGCAAGGGAGCtcagaagaaaccagaaaacttatgaagcctgggctccccagtcATAAAGAAAAATGTATAACGAAATTCGCTGAGCGATACGTTAAAAATAAGAACTAGAAAGAGACTGAGTAaagttatgaattcagtaacaagataTAGAAAAACGTTCTTAACTGTGGATTGTTAGGAATATAAGGAGAGGGTATCGCGAATGTAATGTTGTACACAAAAGTAATTTATCGAACAATTAATTTGACGGCCAAGTACTTGTTTCTCTCACAGCAAACTTTTGAATACAGTTCCTCTCTCTGGAGCAACAAAGAAACCTTTAACCTTGACGGAGGGAAGACTGGGTTTGACTCACAAGAGACCAAACTTCCCTCCTACTGGAACACATCCTTCTCCAAGATCTGCCTCGGTATGAAGATCAATGACACCGACCAGACCAAGTTTATTGTCATCAACAAGCAGGCGAACTCCTTGTACTCTCTGATCGCTGATGGGCAATACCGCAACACCTCACTGGGTCGTGACAAGTGGAAGTCGATGATTGGTTCTAATGCATCCTTGCAGTACAACTGTAACAAGGAAGGGTTCAATACTGTTGGTGATAATAGTGGTCAATCCAAAGCAAGAATCGGTATCATTGGTAACAACCAAGACGATTGCGTCTCTTGCGACTCTAGAATTGGATTTGGCACTGGTGGAAGGTCTGATAATAGCAACTCATGTGGAAACGAGGCTACACTTAATTCAGATAATGGCGATAAGCATATTAAGACAATGGGATACATAGTGGTGCAGTGAAAGGAATCTGATCTGGgctaaatttacttttttcgcTAAACGAATTCTATCTTAAGGGGCCGGTCGTTTATTACCTGAGGGAGAAGCcgggtttttttttggggggggggggagggagggttaCGGCCATTTTACTGGATGTTCATTTTCAAACACTTGATTTTTAGGGGTTACTTTCAGATGAGAAAGCTTTTAATACCTGGAGgtcattttaataaatttcatGAAAGTAGTGAAAAGGCAGTAAGGAGCGTGAATTAAAATTGAATGTACAAGCCGTGAATACTGTAGAAACTCCGATCTTATAAACACGACTGAAGATAAATTATGTGCAGGTGGACGTCAACACGATTTGCAGCCAAAATCAGTGATTCGTAATTTCCACAGCAACAGTCAGCAATCAGGTTCATCAGGTTAAGAGAGGGAGTCACTTTCACGATATCTAAAATTTATGAGGGACAGGAGCccaatttgatgggctcctggtattCCTTAAATTTGCAGGTATGCTGTTCCATAATTTAGGTCCTGCAATAGAAAATCTTCGATCGCCATAAGACTTTAGCTTAGACCTCGGGACTTGAAGTAACTTATTCGAGCAAGAACGCAAAGAGTAGGAGCTGCTACAAAAACTGAGCAAATTGGATATATAACTTAACGTGAAAGTCAATTATAGCCTTATATACTATAgcaataaaattttataaataatacAGTATTCAACAGGCAACCAATGTAAGTCTATTAGCCTGGGTGTTATGTGTTCATCAGTTTCTTTGTGAATGTTACGATGCGCGCTGCTCTATTCTGAACCGAGCTGAAGGCGGTTCAAGAGAACTTAAGGTAGTGCATATAGAATCGCATTACAGTAATCTAAGTTGGTAGTCACAAAAGCATTGAATAATTGCTTCAGTAGATTCACGATCCAAATATGTTCTTATCTTACTAATATTAGTTAAATGTCTTGTACATCTTTTTAATGTGGTCTTCCATATCAGCACTGGGATCGAGTATCACTCCAAGATTACGAAAAGAAGAGGACGGTTGAATAGTTTCACCCCCAGCACGAACAAATTCCAATGAACGACTGGGCCGATAACGTGAACTGAGTAGAAGCAGCTCAGTTTTTTCCTCATTTAGCTCAAGACCATTAAGAATCATCCAATTATTGATTTCCTCTACACATATTTCAATGCTAGATTTAGCTGAGGAGAGAAGATCATCACTTCCTAATTTAAATGACACATAGAGctgagtgtcatcagcatagCGATGGTATGTAAGATTGTGTCTCTTTATGATATCAGCCACTGGTGAAGTGTACGTACAAAAGATGTAACAGAGACCCAAGGACGGATGACTTTTCTGGTTCAAAACAAACGGTAAAGACACAGACATGCGTGCTGGGATGTTAAAAGTTAACGGGGACAGTGTTATTTCAGGTAAATTCTGAAGATGAATCTGACGATGTCTACCAcggcacaggttgtcaaaacgtcagtcatTGTCAACAACGGTACTACGATCACCCGGACAATCATTCTCAAACTACTTtgaaatcgattttgaaatgatTCCTAGGTTCAAACCGAGCCTCGATTGCCAGTTGCTGTTCGGAAAACCAGCCAAAGCTCCTCCACCGGAGACATAATTAAAACTGCAGCTTTTTGTTCTTCATTATTTGGCGCGGGATTCtcctttttaatgttttcctgtcAGTAATAATGACTGAGTAACTGAGACAGCTTATACAAAAGGTTAGTTTTGCGTGATTATCTTCCCTCGCTACTGTACAAGTCGctatttatttttcaaccaTTTTTTGTCCTTAGTGCAGCAACCTTAGCTTGTGACACAGCAAGCGGAATTTATTAGTGCCTTGTATTCTATGCATTATTACtgcaaacaagcaaaaaaggcAGTCGGCTGATTCCAAAAGGACGCTAAGGCGTCTGAGAAAAAACATCTTAGGACTGAAAAAAGCACTTCCCGTCGATACATAAAGATCGAATTTGATtcgcaaaataatattttagttGACAAATTTCTAGAGCGATTTTGCTTTCAATTGGAAGTATATCACTTGTGAAGAAGGCGGTTGTGATTCTGGTTTCCATCCCCGTACCTTTCTGCCAtctaaaatgttcttttttttacattctatTGCTGCATTATTTTTTCGTTCAAGTTCTCTAACTGTAATTGAAAATTTCAGGTGTCAGATGTGTTAAAAGTCTTGTCTTGTATTGTCTTGAGTGTTCACAAAAGACTGATATACACCTTTTTTATATCTAAGATATTTTTAAAGGCTTAAGAGGGGGCGTTTAATCCGGATaggaggcgtttaaaagagaCATTAATGTTGAAAGCTCATCAAAACTAAGATGCTTTCGGCAGAGATATAGCTACTATCAAGAGAGTTTGAAAAGAGCGGAATCTTGTGTCCATCGATAATGTTGTGCGTAGGCCAGTTTAGATATCCATATTGCTCTTTCAAATCTCTacatcgatgtcagaatccttgTTTAGGATAATTGTGTTGTCATCGTTAGTCTATCTTTACgttgaacttgaaaatgaacaaaatgcaATTAGacccttgttaatcaagcaagaaattgaataaattgaatgatttctctcctttttactaattcctagtattttggagtaattgtCATAGGGGGCGTCTGTTAGAGAGGCACACGGGTCTAATAGAAATTTAACATTGAAATGGGGGTGTGCCCCCCGCAGGGATTTtacccagaaggcgaaatcccgaggagtcATCCTAGTGGCTCGCAGGTATAATGAAGTACGTatagttgaaatatacagtcagtatgacAGAAAAATCTCGATTTCCTAGATTAGGGGCCGAATGGAATCgttaggtaatgatgacgtttctattgttcgtgcccgcaagtaagagatggttaggatgacgtaaaacagaaaaccCCCGAAGGGACCGCCTAGGttgattttgtgacacttattgtacagtcatacttcgatactcttgcaggggcggatctagggggagcgtgcagggggtgcgcaccccccccccccccctgagatgacctgtggttttctaatacaactggtattctgcaaaaaaaaactatgtggtttattggtgttgaagtagagcaagagacgagtgcaccccctcctaaaaaagatcctggatccgcccctgtcttGCGTTACTTGTTAttagtgacattctgtggagcagctgtttttaaagttatggaccaaaagacccTCGTTAAGCGCGGATGAAGTTACAGGGTGCGTATATCTTTATATggacacttggagagtttgccagacacgagtgtATCATTCACAAATCTATGATGGGAAACAATTTGCGAGACACCCTTTCTCTCTCTTTAGGGGAATAAGGCTCAgtccacaaacaagcaaaacgagtgaatcaacggcttgcttatcactagcagaacgatgcacgattacagaaattcgccgactaTTAAATTCTATGCTGGCGTATTCCATGCTCACAAATGTCCCTCtaatctataattttttttctttttaaacaagtATTGTCTTAAACGGTTAAAACTGAAATGGCTGGAACGCCCGAGCGTGAATTTATCAAACCtgttaatttctaaggcttactttgcggctaataaaatgaactctatgcgaaaaaagaaagagaaatagagaaaaattccaacttcgaatcaaatcttttcttatggtttagaataaaatattctcgaaaatgagaatgttttgatcgaGAGGAGCGGGgggtgtaaatcgaactgaatcaGTGCATGGAACCTAGCTGTTTCTGTGTTTCCCGTTTTATCTcgcctattgtatggaatatgtgtgaaaatcttcattatgaaaaGGTATATTTCGAAGAGCTACCCAAcgaccaagaatactattgaccgacaacatACAGAccggggcagctgtagtgtcaccAATTACTAGACCTTACTAGTcagataagaggcgtttatttgataGTGGGCGTCTGTTAACGTTAGATTATTTACGCTAACTTGCTCTATACAGCAAAATCTTCTGCATTTTTATGAAATTCCGAGTTCGCCAAGATATTTTCACGCAAGAAGATTATCATTATCTAAATGCTTGTCTATTAATCTGCCAGGTGGCTGTATTTGCAGGTGACATCATCATCAACCATTACTAATTCATCCCGAGTCATTTCAACTCATATTGTGCACGAGCCGCCAGTGGTAACAAGCCATCTGAGGTCTAAACAGTTACGATAAACTTTTTCCTCTAGGTTTCTCTTGGTTATGCTTATTCTCAGCAGACATTTTTGGGGTCCGGTGTTAATAAAGCTTTAAGGTCCAAACACATTTTTATCACTGggataagtaataataataataataataataataataataataataataaaacaatagctCTGGGAGCGATACTgaagaactttttaaaaaaagtcactCGACGGAAAATGCAATTGTTAACAAAGGGTTAGAACTATGTAAAGTCTGCACTTCTTGGATCTGCCACAATTTAGGGAAAGGTCTTTGAAGTAGaagaaattttgttgtttcAAGGACAAAAAccagtttttcaaattattaaacCAAACTAATGGTAATTAACTTagttttttttgctgttgtaagTAATATTTCACACTGTCAAGTATttctttctggaaattttcacTAAAATGTGATTCCCACTATTTCTAGGCTAAAACCGTCAAGTCAGTTAATCCAGGCGATTTTATTCAACATGTATTCTTTATTAACTGTCGACTACTGTTGATGTTTagaatttttattgaaataagCATTTGATGGTCAACAGTACAGTAGTCGACACTTTATTCTCATTATATTGGTTATTAAGCGATATTAGGCGTCTTGGCTAACTATGATAATAATGGCAACGATAATATAAACATGTTTCCTCTTCAGGCGCGGATTTAGGATAAATACTTACCGATTTCCCTAAACAAGCGCCGAAGCTTCTAGGGGGtacgggggcatgctcccccaggaaattttttggattttaactccctcaagtcccctttcctgggtttctgagtcattcagatgGGATATTGGCCAGTTCAATTCTCCTCGGATAAAGCATTTGTCCAAtccattttccagatttcaacctggaaagttttttttattaaaaacatatttattataaaaaatctgaccgatttccgtaaaacgttGGAAACAGGTCTGGGTCGGCGCCTGCTCTTTGTTATGCTAATCCATAGCTGATACTTTGGAATTTGTTGCTTTAACGGCCCATCTTTTCCTTCAATTCAATAATTTTAAACGATGTTTTTTCGCCTGAAGTTCTGCATGGTTTGAATTACTCATGCCAGATGCTTTTAggtactaaaaaaataaattctaaacAGGATGAACTGACCATTATTTCATAAATTGCATTCATATTTTGCGAGAGCAAGTCGCGAATATCTGTCTTTAGAAAGAGTTAACCCGATTTGAGTTTTTGCGCATAAAATTGCATGAAAATTGCTCTTTCCTTTCCACCTATCTGAACTTTTCTCCTGAGTTTCTACACAGTGCTTGCTAgcagtaaatttttcaaaatgcaGCACTAATCAGCCATGATTTCTCTTAAATAACGCTGTGTTGTGCTTCTCAAggataaaaaatgttttaagagACTCCTTTTCTAACCAATTTTTTGCCTGCAAGAGAACGACGGAGTATTCATTTAACCAAAGTATAATTCTTTGGCGCAAAATATTAATTATGTTTTATAATGGTAAAGACTATAATCTTTCACGGTGCGCGTacaatttttcgcttttctcTGCCTTTCTCTTCAAGTCTGGAACTTCCGTCAAAAGATGAAATTTGAACGCATGTCACTGAGAccaataaataaacaaagtcTCAGTATCAAGAGATTAAATTTGGTGTTAGAAACATACAGGAAGACATATTTCTTGAAATGAGTTAAGT containing:
- the LOC140943346 gene encoding uncharacterized protein, with amino-acid sequence MSVLALNVTQLVTLLLDSKLVSVLCHFGNFGCGDGGWTPVMKMDGNKQTFHYETAFWRNKEIFNLDGGKTGFDSQETKLPSYWNTSFSKIGQQIRFIVINQQANSSYSLIADGQYRATSLGRDTWKLLIGSEASLQYNCNKEGSNVVSHDYPFKSKARIGIISNDQDSCALGDSRIGFGTGGYPDNSSSCGNEAKWFPAVLAAEEESRSSYIIARENKRLHGYAVKRIDSTDGMACSQACLRHSLCTSSNFKESSGNCELNKHEFSITADDDTKLTDNTGTTFSMFLKGCLMAGCLNRGSCLFDKEKEAFACSCNLQWSGGKCELVDFGCGDGGWTPVMKMDGNKQTFEYSSSLWSNKETFNLDGGKTGFDSQETKLPSYWNTSFSKICLGMKINDTDQTKFIVINKQANSLYSLIADGQYRNTSLGRDKWKSMIGSNASLQYNCNKEGFNTVGDNSGQSKARIGIIGNNQDDCVSCDSRIGFGTGGRSDNSNSCGNEATLNSDNGDKHIKTMGYIVVQ